One stretch of Halobaculum marinum DNA includes these proteins:
- a CDS encoding FG-GAP-like repeat-containing protein codes for MDMRIAAVAAAVTLVVVGGGFAATTVLGGSGDLAVRWTSDTATSIGANHHAAAAGRVDGAGYVFAPVSGAGGSDECRLAALDGATGDTRWRDPVPAEVCTLHSVADPAMGDFDGDGSPELLAGSTTEEVVVYDPATGTVENQFPLDTYAYTRPVVADLGGDGQREALVVDAGATVFAFRADGDGPAWRHALDGNAYAPPGVGDFTGDGTDEFAVGLGTDRVVLFDAGGDIVWERDAFGESVSWTGTANVAGDGAAEFVVATTAGTVAALDGRTGETVWKRSVDEYATVRAVADGDGDGHPEVYVTARDQQVRALDGATGDTEWSVEVAAGDAQMMPPASVGDLDGDGDREVVAVTNAGRVHVLDAASGRVVATYERDVSVFTHPTLADTDGDGDDEVFVVYGDGVVVSLDDEDDEDGVR; via the coding sequence ATGGATATGCGCATCGCCGCGGTCGCCGCCGCGGTGACGCTCGTCGTCGTCGGTGGGGGGTTCGCCGCGACCACCGTGCTCGGCGGGAGCGGTGACCTCGCCGTGCGGTGGACGAGCGACACGGCCACCAGTATCGGTGCCAACCACCACGCCGCCGCCGCGGGTCGCGTCGACGGCGCGGGATACGTGTTCGCGCCGGTGAGCGGGGCCGGCGGGAGCGACGAGTGCCGGCTGGCCGCGCTCGACGGCGCCACCGGCGACACCCGCTGGCGCGACCCGGTCCCCGCGGAGGTGTGCACCCTCCACTCGGTGGCCGACCCAGCCATGGGCGACTTCGACGGCGACGGCAGCCCGGAGCTGTTGGCCGGGTCGACGACCGAGGAGGTAGTCGTGTACGACCCCGCGACGGGGACGGTCGAGAACCAGTTCCCACTGGACACCTACGCGTACACCCGACCGGTCGTCGCCGACCTCGGCGGTGACGGACAGCGGGAGGCACTCGTCGTCGACGCGGGCGCGACGGTGTTCGCGTTCCGCGCCGACGGCGACGGCCCCGCGTGGCGGCACGCACTCGACGGCAACGCCTACGCACCGCCGGGGGTGGGTGACTTCACCGGCGACGGCACCGACGAGTTCGCCGTCGGACTCGGCACGGACCGAGTCGTACTGTTCGACGCGGGCGGGGACATCGTCTGGGAGCGCGACGCGTTCGGGGAGTCCGTGTCGTGGACGGGGACCGCGAACGTCGCCGGCGACGGCGCCGCGGAGTTCGTGGTCGCGACGACCGCTGGCACGGTCGCCGCACTCGACGGTCGGACCGGCGAGACGGTGTGGAAGCGGTCGGTCGACGAGTACGCGACGGTCCGGGCGGTCGCCGACGGCGACGGTGACGGCCACCCCGAGGTGTACGTGACCGCACGCGACCAGCAGGTTCGGGCGCTCGACGGGGCGACCGGCGACACCGAGTGGAGCGTCGAGGTGGCGGCGGGCGACGCGCAGATGATGCCACCCGCGTCCGTCGGTGACCTCGATGGCGACGGCGACCGCGAGGTGGTCGCGGTCACCAACGCCGGCCGGGTGCACGTCCTCGACGCGGCGTCGGGGCGCGTGGTCGCCACCTACGAGCGCGACGTGTCGGTGTTCACGCATCCGACGCTCGCCGACACCGACGGCGACGGCGACGACGAAGTGTTCGTGGTGTACGGCGACGGAGTCGTCGTCTCGCTCGACGACGAGGACGACGAGGATGGCGTTCGATGA
- a CDS encoding twin-arginine translocation signal domain-containing protein — translation MDRRTFLRTAGATGAVAGTGGFAGCLGFQLSSSDGFAGEPPVAENRLDGVYYPTHIEGMNMAGMGMAGDYKVGVFYSYAHRFWNVNGESVERTDTTPEDDVHLMASVWDPETGQVLPETGLSVEVEKDGSLVSQEVIYPMISQPMGVHYGGNFALDGDGTYTVTVSVGGVRTRRTGAFRDRFADPADIPVEMEFSAAARDEISYRTLDNAGDAGAVSPMEMSMMPDATAPATEDLPGTVLGEVNSNDAVLVATVLEESPEGVDTPGPYLAVSARTPFNRMLIPAMGLEARQVRDGERLFSGELTRTLDPDLSYHYGAALADGTLESGDELTLAPTVWPQIARHEGYETAFGALMGGMPERTLTVE, via the coding sequence ATGGACAGACGCACGTTCCTCCGAACGGCAGGCGCCACGGGTGCGGTGGCCGGCACCGGCGGCTTCGCGGGCTGTCTCGGGTTCCAACTCTCTTCGAGCGATGGCTTCGCCGGCGAACCGCCCGTCGCGGAGAACCGTCTCGACGGCGTGTACTACCCGACCCACATCGAGGGGATGAACATGGCCGGGATGGGGATGGCCGGCGACTACAAGGTCGGCGTGTTCTACTCGTACGCGCACCGCTTCTGGAACGTCAACGGCGAGTCCGTCGAGCGAACGGACACGACTCCCGAGGACGACGTGCACCTCATGGCGAGCGTCTGGGACCCCGAGACGGGACAGGTACTCCCCGAGACGGGGCTGTCGGTCGAGGTCGAGAAGGACGGCTCGCTCGTCTCTCAGGAGGTGATCTACCCGATGATCTCCCAGCCGATGGGGGTCCACTACGGCGGGAACTTCGCGCTCGACGGCGACGGCACGTACACGGTGACCGTCTCCGTCGGCGGCGTCCGAACCCGGCGGACTGGCGCCTTCCGCGACCGCTTCGCAGACCCTGCCGACATCCCGGTCGAGATGGAGTTCAGTGCGGCCGCCCGTGACGAAATCTCGTACCGGACACTCGACAACGCGGGCGACGCGGGCGCCGTCAGCCCGATGGAGATGTCGATGATGCCCGACGCGACCGCGCCGGCGACCGAGGACCTCCCCGGCACCGTGCTCGGCGAGGTGAACAGCAACGACGCGGTACTGGTCGCGACGGTGCTTGAGGAGTCGCCGGAGGGGGTCGACACACCCGGCCCCTACCTCGCGGTGTCGGCGCGCACGCCGTTCAACCGGATGCTGATCCCCGCGATGGGGCTGGAGGCGCGGCAGGTCCGCGACGGGGAACGTCTGTTCTCCGGCGAACTCACCCGCACCCTCGACCCGGACCTGTCGTACCACTACGGCGCCGCGCTGGCGGATGGCACGCTGGAGTCGGGTGACGAACTGACGCTCGCGCCGACGGTGTGGCCCCAGATCGCCCGCCACGAGGGGTACGAGACGGCGTTCGGCGCCCTCATGGGCGGGATGCCCGAGCGGACGCTCACGGTGGAGTAG
- the trkA gene encoding Trk system potassium transporter TrkA, with the protein MRVLIIGAGQVGESIAADLDNSHEVVIVERDAERCDELTYSLDVLTVNGDGTAVSTLEEAGVEEADMVVASTDNDETNIVACSTAKAVSDSFTVARIKNTEYLRTWERSQSAFGIDFMVCTNLLTAESIVRVIGLPAARDVDPFADGKVQMAEFEVSENSPIAGQTVSEADRFDSLTFAALLRDEEVVIPRGETVIEVGDKAVVIGSPSSVRGFAADVAPEEHVGTNEEVVIVGGSEIGYHTARLLGERGFTPRLIERDEDRARVLAEELPETFVMQSDATDVGFLERERIGDADVLVAALDSDEKNLLSCLLATRLGVERTVAVVDQTAYVDLFETVGIDVGVSPRAVVAEEISRFTREGGAENIALIEDDRAEVLEIEVTEESLLANRPIMESIQDFPDCLVIGAITRDGELVTPRGDTVIRPGDHVVVFFETCVVDEVTQKL; encoded by the coding sequence GTGCGAGTACTGATCATCGGCGCCGGACAGGTCGGGGAGAGTATCGCCGCGGACCTCGACAACAGCCACGAAGTGGTGATCGTCGAGCGCGACGCCGAGCGGTGTGACGAGTTGACCTACTCGCTGGACGTGCTCACGGTGAACGGCGACGGCACCGCCGTCTCCACGCTGGAGGAGGCCGGCGTCGAGGAGGCGGACATGGTCGTCGCCTCGACGGACAACGACGAGACGAACATCGTCGCCTGCTCGACGGCGAAGGCCGTCAGCGACTCGTTCACCGTCGCCCGCATCAAGAACACCGAGTACCTGCGGACGTGGGAGCGGTCGCAGTCGGCGTTCGGCATCGACTTCATGGTGTGTACGAACCTGCTGACCGCCGAGTCCATCGTCCGTGTCATCGGCCTGCCCGCCGCACGCGACGTGGACCCGTTCGCCGACGGGAAGGTGCAGATGGCGGAGTTCGAGGTGAGCGAGAACAGCCCCATCGCGGGCCAGACGGTCAGCGAGGCCGACCGCTTCGACTCGCTGACGTTCGCGGCGCTGTTGCGCGACGAGGAGGTCGTGATCCCTCGCGGCGAGACGGTGATCGAGGTGGGCGACAAGGCGGTCGTCATCGGCTCGCCCAGCAGCGTCCGCGGATTCGCCGCCGACGTGGCCCCCGAGGAGCACGTCGGCACGAACGAGGAGGTCGTCATCGTCGGCGGCTCAGAGATCGGCTACCACACCGCTCGCCTGCTCGGCGAGCGCGGCTTCACCCCGCGGCTCATCGAGCGCGACGAGGACCGCGCCCGGGTGCTCGCCGAGGAGTTGCCCGAGACGTTCGTCATGCAGTCTGACGCGACGGACGTGGGCTTCCTCGAGCGCGAGCGCATCGGCGACGCCGACGTGCTCGTCGCCGCCCTCGACTCCGACGAGAAGAACCTCCTGTCGTGTCTGCTCGCCACGCGCCTCGGCGTCGAACGCACCGTCGCGGTCGTCGACCAGACCGCGTACGTCGACCTGTTCGAGACGGTCGGCATCGACGTGGGCGTCAGCCCGCGCGCGGTCGTCGCCGAGGAGATATCTCGGTTCACCCGGGAGGGCGGCGCCGAGAACATCGCGCTCATCGAGGACGACCGCGCGGAGGTGCTGGAGATCGAAGTGACCGAGGAGTCGCTGCTCGCGAACCGCCCGATCATGGAGTCGATCCAGGACTTCCCCGACTGCCTCGTCATCGGCGCGATCACCCGCGACGGCGAACTGGTCACTCCCCGCGGCGACACCGTGATCCGCCCCGGCGACCACGTCGTCGTCTTCTTCGAGACGTGCGTCGTCGACGAGGTCACGCAGAAACTGTAA
- a CDS encoding DUF7405 family protein, whose protein sequence is MTDADALDTDGLTRREALKAAVAVGGAAGLAACVDRLDGADPIPAGDGPAAHPERQYAWNEFVRTDDAGNWQLPTHQTLLYLTLPGDAPPTEAERETVRGALDALDEAYAWSHEGLLHSAAYSPTYFERFADPLAVPDDVSLPQPTPLADYETPDFDTQDVLVHLASDRPDAVLAAEQALLGEADEVNDVSVPSALTDALDLDARRTGFMGAGIPHEKGDGLEGVPEPNPIPEESPLFMGFAAGFRQNQATEDYVAIGEGPFAEGTTKSVGNWRQRLADWYGEQDFDQQVMEMFSPGHAEEGLVEGVGTNLGDDSLIDRFADSVVADAAEYGRVGHAQKAARANRDENGDPLLLRRHFESADDDIASLHFPSLQRSIDQFEAVRRAMNGVDATEATPAVRQRVNNGILEYIFVRHRGYFLVPPRSLRALPTASGQQG, encoded by the coding sequence ATGACCGACGCGGACGCCCTCGACACCGACGGCCTCACAAGACGCGAGGCGCTGAAGGCGGCGGTCGCCGTCGGCGGCGCCGCAGGCCTGGCCGCCTGCGTCGACCGTCTGGACGGCGCCGACCCCATCCCGGCGGGCGACGGCCCCGCCGCCCACCCCGAACGGCAGTACGCGTGGAACGAGTTCGTGCGCACCGACGACGCCGGCAACTGGCAACTCCCGACCCACCAGACGCTCCTGTATCTCACGCTCCCGGGCGACGCGCCCCCGACGGAGGCGGAGCGCGAGACAGTGCGCGGGGCGCTCGACGCGCTCGACGAGGCGTACGCGTGGAGCCACGAGGGGCTCCTCCACTCGGCGGCGTACTCGCCGACGTACTTCGAGCGGTTCGCCGACCCGCTGGCGGTGCCCGACGACGTGTCGCTCCCCCAGCCGACGCCGCTGGCCGACTACGAGACGCCCGACTTCGACACGCAAGACGTGCTCGTTCACCTCGCGTCGGACCGTCCCGACGCCGTGCTCGCCGCCGAGCAGGCGCTACTCGGCGAGGCGGACGAGGTGAACGACGTCTCGGTTCCGTCGGCGCTCACCGACGCGCTCGACCTCGACGCGCGGCGCACCGGCTTCATGGGCGCCGGCATCCCCCACGAGAAGGGCGACGGACTGGAGGGGGTGCCCGAGCCGAATCCGATCCCCGAGGAGTCCCCGCTGTTCATGGGGTTCGCCGCGGGGTTCCGGCAGAACCAGGCGACGGAGGACTACGTCGCCATCGGCGAGGGGCCGTTCGCCGAGGGAACGACGAAGTCGGTGGGGAACTGGCGCCAGCGCCTCGCCGACTGGTACGGCGAGCAGGACTTCGACCAGCAGGTGATGGAGATGTTCTCGCCGGGCCACGCGGAGGAGGGACTGGTCGAAGGCGTCGGGACGAACCTCGGCGACGACTCGCTGATCGACCGATTCGCCGACTCGGTGGTCGCCGACGCGGCGGAGTACGGTCGCGTGGGCCACGCGCAGAAGGCCGCCCGCGCGAACCGCGACGAGAACGGCGACCCCCTGCTGTTGCGTCGCCACTTCGAGTCGGCCGACGACGACATCGCCAGCCTCCACTTCCCGTCGCTCCAGCGGTCCATCGACCAGTTCGAGGCCGTCAGGCGTGCGATGAACGGCGTAGACGCGACGGAGGCGACGCCCGCGGTGCGCCAGCGCGTCAACAACGGCATCCTCGAGTACATCTTCGTCCGTCACCGCGGCTACTTCCTCGTCCCGCCGCGGTCGCTGCGGGCGCTCCCGACGGCGTCGGGCCAGCAAGGGTGA
- a CDS encoding SRPBCC family protein: MDELVVSTDVYVAPEEAYEFLLDFPRYERYTEYLDRVARTHGDGGPGSRYALRFAWWKLKYTARSEVTEVTPPTRIEWRVLKDIHAHGAWVIEPFDDLPSDAPDDATEGCRVTLQINFDADTADSSAVSLPPLVSFGWVLDKVKGLVTEEAERVVRRAVADLEGREREVRLDVREDSDAL; this comes from the coding sequence ATGGACGAGCTCGTCGTCTCGACGGACGTGTACGTCGCCCCCGAGGAGGCGTACGAGTTCCTCTTGGACTTCCCGCGGTACGAGCGGTACACCGAGTACCTCGACCGCGTCGCGCGCACCCACGGCGACGGTGGCCCGGGGTCGCGGTACGCACTGCGGTTCGCGTGGTGGAAGCTCAAGTACACGGCCCGCTCGGAGGTGACCGAGGTGACGCCGCCGACGCGCATCGAGTGGCGCGTGCTCAAGGACATCCACGCGCACGGCGCCTGGGTGATCGAGCCGTTCGACGACCTCCCGTCGGACGCCCCCGACGACGCGACCGAGGGCTGTCGGGTGACGCTACAGATCAACTTCGACGCCGACACGGCGGACTCCTCGGCGGTGTCGCTGCCGCCGCTCGTCTCGTTCGGCTGGGTGCTCGACAAGGTGAAAGGTCTCGTCACCGAGGAGGCCGAACGGGTCGTCCGCCGCGCCGTCGCGGACCTGGAGGGGCGCGAACGCGAGGTCCGCCTCGACGTGCGCGAGGACAGCGACGCGCTGTAG